CAATCAACCTGCAACTCGGTTTGTTGAGTAATTTGGTTGTGCCACTGATGATTTTTACCACAAGCTTATTTGCACGTTGGGCGAGAGCCAGATTTCGCGTCACCCGACAAACTATTGGGGAGCTTTCCGCAAAGTTGGAAGAAGATATTGGCAGTGTGCGAGAAGCACAAGCATTTAATCGCGTACAGATGAATATCGAAGAATTCGACGTTCTTAACGCCGCCAATCGAGATGCCAACGTTGAGGCTGTGGCAATTACTTCGGCCTTTTTGCCCTCTATCGATTTTCTCAACACACTAGCAACCGCAGGCGTCCTAGCCTATGGTGGTTATCTGGCGGTAACGGGAGCTGCAACTGTCGGTGTAGTGACATCCTTTTTACTTTACGTCCAGCAGTTTTTCCGCCCGATTCAAATTCTCAGCCAGTTTTATACTCAAGCTCAATCTGCCTTCGCCGGACTAGAGCGAATCTTTCTATTACTAGATGAACCGTCCGAACTCAAAGATGCAGCCGATGCCACAGAAATGCCGCCTATTCAAGGTGAGGTGACATTTGAGAATGTCAAGTTTGGCTACAACCCAGATCAACTGGTTCTCAAAGGAGTGAATTTGCACGCCTATCCAGGGCAGATGGTTGCATTAGTAGGACAGACCGGTTCAGGAAAAAGTACAATTATTAATTTGATTTTGCGCTTCTATGATGTGTCTGGCGGTGCAGTGAAAATTGATGATATTGATGTGCGTAGTGTGACTCAAGCAAGTCTGCGCCGTCAAATTGGCATCGTTCTGCAAGATAATATTTTGTTTACCGGCACAGTTGCCGAAAATATAGCTTTTGGAGTTCCTTATGCAACTCAAGCTGATATCGAAGCAGCTGCACAATTAGCAAATGTACATGAGTTCGTTACCTCACTACCACAGGGTTATACAACTCAATTGGGCGAACGGGGCGCACCTTTGAGTCAAGGACAGCGACAACTCATCAGTATTGCTCGTGCGGTATTAATTAATCCTCGAATTCTGATTCTGGATGAAGCCACTAGCAGCATCGATACCCGCACAGAAGCTCTAGTGCAAAGTGCGATCGCTCGTTTGCTCCAAGGTCGCACCAGTTTCGTAATTGCCCACCGTCTCAGTACAGTTACTCAGGCAGATCAAGTATTAGTCATTCAGCAGGGACAAATTGTCGAGCAGGGTACTCACAACGAACTCGTCAATCAGCAAGGTGTCTATGCCAACCTCTATGCTCTGCAACTGGGTGCAGCAGACACAGTGGTTCTTCAAAATCAAAAGTAAAATATTATACGATGATTTCCTTTCGCATGAGGTACAAAGTTTTTGAGACGCGATAAATCGCCGTCTCTACAAGCGTTTTGTTTTATTGATGAGTGCGATCGCCAAAAAATAGACTTGCATAATTTTACGCCCTTTAAAACCGCGATGTCTGGCAACAAGGGTCTACGCACCTCAATACTGTTCGGTTAAGCATTTTTAACTTGAAATTGGGTTTGGGGAAAAGGTTAAGGGGTAAAGGTTAAAGGTTTTTCTTTTCCCTTTTACCGTTCCCCTTTTCCCCTTAACCGAAAGGTATTGCTACGCACCTAAGCTATAGTTTTTAGTTCAAAATAGAGATAACATATCCTTATAATATCAATATCATTGATGCCAACTTCTTCAGCTACTACTATTCCTTATTTAATTGCTGCTGGTTTTCATGCTCTTTCCGAACCACTCAGGATTAGTGTGCTGGAATTGCTGCGCCAGCGAGAATTATGTGTATGTGATTTGTGCGAAGTCTTGGGGGTAAGTCAGTCGAAACTATCTTTTCACCTCAAAACCCTCAAAGAAGCTGGCTTAGTTAACTCCCGTCAGGAAGGACGTTGGATTTATTACAGTTTGAATTTGCCCCAATTCAGTATTTTAGAGAAATATTTGGCAGATTTTACCCATAATCAGGTAATCTCATCTGCGCGTCCCTGCTGCGATTAGGACAAGATTTTAAAGCAATACAGTTCAGAATGGGCAACAAAACACTTGTAGAGACGTAGCAGTGCTACGTCTCTACATTCATTTTCGGAGATGTCTAATGTACATCTGTGCGTCCCTACAAACTATTGCCCCAATTGCTATATATCAACTTTTTTTGATGAATTTTTATGTGTAGTGTTATGCTTGTTATTGACATATCAAGTTTTTTTGAAATGATATAAACATCCTTTCAAAATTACCGATAACGGTGAAGTCAATGAACGCAATAGCAAAAAAATTAGCGCTCTTATTTGGAGTGTTGGCTTTTGCGATCAGTTGCACAGCTACACCCAATTCATCTACTAAAACTTAGCGATCGCCGACGGTTACAAAGGATAGTTTTAGGCATGGACAATCATCCAAACCAACCAACTTGTTCATGATGAAACTTTGAATAATGCCAGTTGTATGAACTCTCTAATGAACAAAAAAACTTCCAAACGCCTCTCCTTTATTGACCGCTTCCTGACCTTGTGGATTTTTTTAGCAATGGCAATCGGTGTTGGTATTGGCTATTTTTTTCCGGGAGTAGAAGCGTTTATCAACCAGTTCCAAGTAGGAACAACCAATATACCAATTGCCATCGGGTTAATTTTGATGATGTATCCGCCACTAGCTAAGGTGCGATACGAAGAGTTAGGAGATGTATTTCGCAACGGAAAAATTCTTGGTGTGTCACTACTTCAGAATTGGATTATTGGGCCAATTTTGATGTTTTCTCTGGCGGCAATCTTCTTACACGGTTATCCA
This Nostoc sp. C052 DNA region includes the following protein-coding sequences:
- a CDS encoding ABC transporter ATP-binding protein encodes the protein MRGTLPVVASEQTSQKLSTLRRFLQYVLLYRKEIPIAITLVLIGAITQAIGPFFLGWSIDHLIAQGNLQGLLQLLGLLGLNYGIGVLATRGQIIRVGWIMQRLLAQLRQDIFLKIQSLPLSFFDRSEAGDLMSRLLNDVNTVNQAFGLTVAQMLGNTFSLVGIVIAMLSINLQLGLLSNLVVPLMIFTTSLFARWARARFRVTRQTIGELSAKLEEDIGSVREAQAFNRVQMNIEEFDVLNAANRDANVEAVAITSAFLPSIDFLNTLATAGVLAYGGYLAVTGAATVGVVTSFLLYVQQFFRPIQILSQFYTQAQSAFAGLERIFLLLDEPSELKDAADATEMPPIQGEVTFENVKFGYNPDQLVLKGVNLHAYPGQMVALVGQTGSGKSTIINLILRFYDVSGGAVKIDDIDVRSVTQASLRRQIGIVLQDNILFTGTVAENIAFGVPYATQADIEAAAQLANVHEFVTSLPQGYTTQLGERGAPLSQGQRQLISIARAVLINPRILILDEATSSIDTRTEALVQSAIARLLQGRTSFVIAHRLSTVTQADQVLVIQQGQIVEQGTHNELVNQQGVYANLYALQLGAADTVVLQNQK
- a CDS encoding helix-turn-helix transcriptional regulator, with amino-acid sequence MPTSSATTIPYLIAAGFHALSEPLRISVLELLRQRELCVCDLCEVLGVSQSKLSFHLKTLKEAGLVNSRQEGRWIYYSLNLPQFSILEKYLADFTHNQVISSARPCCD